The following coding sequences lie in one Arthrobacter sp. SLBN-122 genomic window:
- the hrpA gene encoding ATP-dependent RNA helicase HrpA has translation MTFHISYPAELPVSERREDLMAAIAANQVTIIAGETGSGKTTQIPKMCLELGLGEKGLIGHTQPRRLAARTVAERIAEELGVDIGQEVGFQVRFTGEVSKATKVKLMTDGILLAEIQRDRLLRKYSTIIIDEAHERSLNIDFILGYLKRILPQRPDLKVIITSATIDPERFANHFGTPEDPAPIVEVSGRTYPVEIRYRPLSQPKADDDEASDDELEEDRDPLDAVCDAVDELAAEAPGDILVFFSGEREIRDAADALQARIQSNRRLANTEILPLFARLSLQEQHKVFHPGGKRRIVLATNVAETSLTVPGIKYVIDTGTARISRYSHRTKVQRLPIERVSQASANQRSGRCGRVSDGIAIRLYSEEDFESRPRFTDPEILRTNLAAVILQMTAMGVAKGPKDVEEFPFVEPPETRAINDGVTLLRELGALAPPRPHGKGGRPEAGGGLTAVGQKLAQLPVDPRLGRMIVEAGKRGCVREVMVLAAALTIQDPRERPTDKQQLAAEKHTRFRDENSDFTGYLNLWNYLQEKQQELSSSAFRRLCRAEFINYLRVREWQDLFAQLRQLARPLGISLDNKRLADPVGNHDGIHISLLSGLLSHIGILDERKREYAGARGSRFAIFPGSALFKKSPTFVMAAELVETSRLWARVAAKFDPLWAEQVAPDLVKRSYSEPHWSTRQGAVMAYEKVTLYGVPIIAQRRINYGRVDPVVARELFIRHALVEGDWKTHHKFFHRNRALLHEVEELEARMRRRDLLVDDETLFEFYDARIGPDVVSERHFDKWWKDARRENPDLLDYDKSLLLSDDADDLDEAAYPKTWLHKGFELPLTYEFHPVAPGSPPDPSDGVTAEVPVLFLNQLDDAPFRWLIPGQRVELVTALIKSLPKQVRKNFVPAPDVARQAVALLESDFDPARDELEPSLELALRRIRGAIIPPGSWNWDAVPPHLRVSFKVVDSKGKVLGEGKDLAELQERLAPATRRAIAESLGATPASAAPGAGGKGQRGNGKAPDAGAPVRQQAGGVPGAAATAGFVEQEGLKEWTFGTVERQVSSMVKGHTVTGYPALVDKGTSVSLRVFQTQEEQLDAMRAGVIRLLALRVPAPDRYVLEHLSNTEKLTFSQNPHGSVSALIADCALAAIDKLTPADLPWDRKAFDQLYEVVRAELIDTVFTVTAVVERILASTRRIEKQLKGTTSLALISALNDIKSQLEQLVYPGFVARTGYAQLSQLPRYLAAIEKRLERLPGNVQRDALNMAVVQRLEDDYDHAASALLPGRRAGRELTQVRWMIEELRVSLFAVELGTAYSVSEKRIRAVLNKALAPA, from the coding sequence ATGACTTTTCATATCTCCTATCCCGCCGAGCTGCCGGTTTCCGAGCGCCGCGAGGACCTGATGGCCGCGATCGCCGCCAACCAGGTGACCATCATCGCCGGCGAGACCGGCTCCGGAAAGACCACCCAGATCCCCAAGATGTGCCTGGAACTTGGCCTGGGCGAGAAGGGCCTGATCGGGCATACCCAGCCCCGGCGGCTGGCAGCACGGACCGTGGCCGAGCGCATTGCGGAAGAACTGGGCGTGGACATCGGCCAGGAGGTGGGCTTCCAGGTCCGTTTCACGGGCGAGGTCAGCAAGGCAACGAAGGTCAAGCTGATGACCGACGGCATCCTGCTCGCCGAGATCCAGCGGGACAGGCTGCTGCGCAAGTACAGCACCATCATCATTGACGAGGCACACGAGCGAAGCCTCAACATCGACTTCATCCTGGGCTACCTGAAACGGATCCTGCCGCAGCGGCCGGACCTGAAAGTCATCATCACCTCGGCCACCATCGATCCTGAACGGTTCGCCAACCACTTCGGCACCCCCGAGGATCCCGCCCCCATCGTCGAGGTGTCGGGCCGGACCTATCCCGTGGAAATCCGCTACCGGCCCCTGTCCCAGCCGAAGGCGGATGACGACGAGGCCTCGGATGATGAACTCGAGGAGGACCGCGACCCCCTGGATGCCGTCTGCGATGCCGTGGACGAACTTGCAGCAGAGGCGCCCGGCGACATCCTGGTCTTCTTCTCCGGCGAGCGCGAAATCCGCGACGCCGCAGACGCACTGCAGGCCCGTATCCAGTCCAACCGCAGGCTGGCCAACACCGAGATCCTCCCCCTGTTCGCCCGCCTGAGCCTGCAGGAGCAGCACAAGGTGTTCCACCCGGGCGGCAAGCGCCGGATCGTGCTGGCCACCAACGTGGCGGAAACGTCGCTGACGGTCCCCGGCATCAAGTACGTCATCGACACCGGCACGGCCCGCATTTCCCGGTACTCACACCGCACCAAGGTCCAGCGCCTGCCCATCGAACGCGTCTCGCAGGCATCGGCCAACCAGCGTTCCGGCCGCTGCGGCCGCGTGTCTGACGGCATCGCCATCCGCCTTTACTCCGAAGAGGACTTCGAATCCCGGCCCCGGTTCACGGATCCGGAAATCCTGCGCACCAACCTCGCTGCCGTCATCCTCCAGATGACCGCCATGGGCGTGGCGAAAGGCCCCAAGGACGTTGAGGAGTTCCCCTTCGTCGAGCCGCCGGAAACGCGGGCCATCAACGACGGCGTTACCCTCCTTCGCGAGCTCGGCGCCCTGGCTCCCCCACGCCCCCACGGAAAGGGCGGCAGGCCCGAGGCAGGCGGCGGCCTCACCGCCGTCGGACAGAAACTCGCCCAGCTGCCTGTCGATCCCCGGCTGGGCCGGATGATCGTGGAGGCCGGGAAACGGGGCTGCGTCCGCGAAGTCATGGTCCTGGCGGCCGCCCTGACCATCCAGGACCCGCGTGAACGGCCCACGGACAAGCAGCAGCTGGCCGCGGAAAAGCACACCCGCTTCCGGGACGAGAACTCGGACTTCACCGGCTACCTCAACCTCTGGAACTACCTGCAGGAGAAGCAGCAGGAGCTGTCGTCGTCGGCCTTCCGCCGGTTGTGCCGCGCCGAATTCATCAACTACCTGCGGGTGCGGGAATGGCAGGACCTCTTCGCCCAGTTGCGCCAGCTCGCCCGGCCCCTGGGGATCTCCCTGGACAACAAGCGCCTGGCCGATCCCGTGGGCAACCATGACGGGATCCACATCAGCCTGCTTTCCGGGCTGCTGAGCCACATCGGGATCCTGGACGAGCGCAAGCGTGAATATGCCGGTGCCCGCGGCAGCCGGTTCGCGATCTTCCCGGGCTCCGCCTTGTTCAAGAAGTCCCCCACGTTCGTTATGGCAGCGGAGCTGGTGGAAACCAGCCGGCTGTGGGCCAGGGTGGCTGCGAAATTCGATCCCCTGTGGGCCGAGCAGGTGGCGCCGGACCTGGTGAAGCGCAGCTACAGTGAACCGCACTGGTCCACCCGGCAGGGCGCCGTGATGGCCTACGAAAAGGTCACCCTCTACGGCGTTCCCATCATCGCCCAGCGGCGGATCAACTACGGCAGGGTGGACCCGGTGGTGGCCCGGGAACTGTTCATCCGCCACGCACTGGTGGAGGGCGACTGGAAGACCCATCACAAGTTTTTCCACCGCAACCGGGCGCTGCTGCACGAGGTGGAGGAACTCGAGGCACGGATGCGCCGCCGCGACCTGCTGGTGGACGACGAGACGCTGTTTGAGTTCTACGACGCCAGGATCGGCCCCGACGTGGTGTCCGAACGGCACTTCGACAAATGGTGGAAGGATGCCCGCCGGGAGAACCCCGACCTCCTGGACTATGACAAGTCGCTGCTGCTCAGCGACGACGCCGACGACCTGGATGAAGCGGCGTACCCCAAGACCTGGCTGCACAAGGGCTTCGAGCTTCCGCTGACGTACGAGTTCCACCCCGTGGCTCCGGGCTCGCCGCCCGATCCGTCCGACGGCGTCACGGCGGAAGTTCCGGTCCTGTTCCTCAACCAGCTGGATGACGCTCCGTTCCGCTGGCTGATCCCGGGCCAGCGCGTGGAGCTGGTGACCGCGCTGATCAAGTCGCTGCCCAAGCAGGTCCGGAAGAATTTTGTTCCTGCCCCCGACGTTGCCCGGCAGGCTGTGGCCCTGCTGGAGTCGGACTTCGATCCGGCCAGGGACGAGCTGGAACCGTCGCTTGAGCTCGCGCTGCGGCGTATCCGAGGCGCCATCATCCCGCCCGGTTCCTGGAACTGGGATGCCGTGCCTCCGCACCTGCGCGTGAGTTTCAAGGTGGTGGACAGCAAGGGCAAGGTCCTCGGCGAGGGAAAGGACCTGGCCGAACTCCAGGAGCGGCTGGCTCCCGCCACCCGGCGTGCCATTGCCGAATCGCTTGGCGCCACCCCGGCCTCCGCTGCGCCCGGCGCCGGTGGCAAGGGGCAGCGCGGGAACGGCAAGGCGCCCGACGCCGGGGCACCCGTACGGCAACAGGCGGGCGGGGTGCCGGGAGCCGCCGCCACGGCCGGGTTCGTGGAGCAGGAGGGCCTGAAGGAATGGACCTTCGGCACCGTCGAGCGCCAGGTAAGCAGCATGGTCAAAGGCCACACTGTTACCGGCTATCCTGCGCTGGTGGACAAGGGCACCTCAGTGTCGCTGCGGGTCTTCCAGACCCAGGAGGAACAGCTCGACGCGATGCGGGCCGGTGTGATCCGCCTGCTGGCCCTGCGGGTTCCGGCGCCGGACCGTTATGTCCTGGAGCACCTGAGCAACACCGAAAAGCTCACCTTCAGCCAGAACCCGCACGGCTCGGTGTCCGCCCTCATTGCCGACTGCGCGCTGGCGGCCATCGACAAGCTCACGCCCGCCGACCTTCCGTGGGACCGGAAGGCCTTTGACCAGCTCTATGAGGTGGTGCGCGCCGAACTGATCGACACCGTCTTCACGGTCACCGCCGTGGTGGAGCGCATCCTGGCCAGCACCCGCCGGATCGAAAAGCAGCTCAAGGGCACCACCAGCCTGGCCCTGATCAGCGCGTTGAACGACATCAAGAGCCAGCTGGAGCAGCTGGTGTATCCGGGGTTTGTGGCACGCACGGGCTACGCACAGCTCAGCCAGCTGCCCAGGTACCTGGCGGCCATCGAGAAACGGCTGGAACGCCTGCCCGGCAACGTCCAGCGCGACGCCCTCAACATGGCTGTGGTCCAGCGGCTTGAGGACGATTACGACCATGCCGCCTCGGCACTCCTGCCCGGGCGCCGTGCGGGACGTGAGTTAACCCAGGTGCGCTGGATGATCGAGGAGCTCCGGGTGAGCCTGTTCGCCGTCGAGCTCGGCACGGCCTATTCGGTATCCGAGAAGCGGATCCGCGCCGTGCTCAACAAAGCACTGGCCCCCGCCTAG
- a CDS encoding beta-ketoacyl-ACP synthase III, with product MKLTLAQGPAGTEIAGLGHAQPSRIMDNHELEGMMETSDEWIRQRTGIVTRRIAGEGETVVDLAIPAARMALADSGVAPGDIDLVVVATTTAAERSPNTAGRVADALGLGRDGRGPGIMDVNTACSGFEYALGVADQAIRSGSASHAIVVGAETLSAVTDWTDRATAVLTADGAGAAVVRPSEAPRIGPVVWGSEGGMADAVRISPPSGRFSQNGREVLRWALTKAPERARETVAKAGLTLDDIQVLAAHQANLRIIEPLAEALGLSDRIVITDVTESGNTSAASVPLGLSKWWHSGRIPADVPALLFGFGGGFTYAGMVAMTPRRD from the coding sequence ATGAAGCTCACGCTTGCCCAGGGCCCGGCAGGGACCGAGATTGCCGGCCTCGGCCACGCCCAGCCCTCGCGCATCATGGACAACCATGAGCTCGAAGGCATGATGGAGACGAGCGACGAATGGATCCGCCAGCGCACCGGCATCGTCACACGGCGCATCGCCGGCGAGGGTGAAACCGTGGTGGACCTGGCCATTCCCGCGGCCCGGATGGCCCTGGCCGATTCGGGCGTCGCGCCCGGGGACATCGACCTCGTGGTGGTGGCCACCACCACGGCAGCCGAACGCTCCCCCAACACCGCAGGCCGGGTGGCGGACGCGCTGGGGCTGGGACGGGACGGCCGCGGCCCGGGAATCATGGACGTCAACACGGCCTGTTCGGGTTTTGAGTACGCCCTTGGCGTGGCCGACCAGGCCATCCGCAGCGGAAGTGCCTCCCACGCTATCGTTGTCGGCGCCGAAACACTTTCGGCGGTGACCGACTGGACGGACCGCGCAACCGCCGTGCTCACCGCCGACGGCGCCGGCGCCGCCGTCGTACGCCCTTCGGAGGCGCCCCGGATCGGCCCGGTGGTGTGGGGTTCGGAGGGCGGCATGGCCGACGCTGTCCGGATCTCTCCGCCCTCCGGAAGGTTTTCGCAGAACGGGCGCGAGGTATTGCGCTGGGCCCTGACCAAGGCGCCGGAACGTGCCCGCGAAACGGTGGCGAAGGCCGGACTGACCTTGGACGACATCCAGGTGCTGGCCGCCCACCAAGCCAACCTCCGCATCATCGAACCCCTCGCGGAGGCATTGGGACTCTCGGACCGGATCGTCATCACCGATGTCACCGAGTCGGGGAACACCTCCGCCGCCAGCGTGCCGCTCGGACTGAGCAAATGGTGGCACTCCGGGCGGATCCCGGCGGATGTCCCCGCACTGCTTTTCGGCTTCGGCGGCGGCTTCACCTACGCCGGCATGGTGGCGATGACCCCACGCCGGGACTGA
- a CDS encoding HIT family protein: MSTLFTKIIKGEIPGRFVWREGDVSAFLTTGPLADGHTLVVPTEEVDRWTDASPETLAKVMEVARRIGAVQVDIFGARRAGLIVAGYEINHLHVHVWPSQSMADYDFGSADQNPDPAVLDANAEKLREGLRAAGYGEFVPGGQG; encoded by the coding sequence ATGAGCACGCTGTTCACGAAGATCATCAAGGGCGAGATTCCGGGCCGGTTTGTGTGGCGCGAGGGCGACGTTTCGGCGTTCCTCACCACCGGCCCGCTCGCCGACGGCCATACGCTGGTGGTCCCTACCGAGGAAGTGGACCGCTGGACGGACGCGTCGCCGGAAACCCTTGCCAAGGTCATGGAAGTGGCACGGCGCATCGGCGCGGTCCAGGTGGACATTTTCGGGGCCCGGCGGGCGGGCCTGATCGTGGCGGGCTATGAGATTAACCACCTGCACGTCCATGTGTGGCCGTCGCAAAGCATGGCCGATTACGACTTCGGCTCCGCGGACCAGAACCCGGACCCCGCCGTCCTGGACGCCAACGCAGAGAAGCTGCGCGAAGGCCTCCGCGCCGCCGGGTACGGGGAGTTCGTACCCGGCGGCCAGGGATAA
- a CDS encoding NAD(P)-dependent alcohol dehydrogenase produces MTPGRPVPPPLAKPISPANRTGMSTEDAGVRAAAYGAVSRDSGLVPLTVARRAPKPDDVEIAVEFCGLCHSDVHATRGEWGGQAYPLVPGHEIVGTVSRVGSDVTDFAVGDRVGVGCMVDSCRECDSCLDGLEQYCENGMTGTYGAKDRRNGDAITQGGYSSSIVVDRRYVLRVPASLDPAAVAPLLCAGVTTFSPLRHFDVGEGDVVGVVGLGGLGHMAVKLAKAMGAKVVVFTTSESKVAAALELGADQVVLSRDDAAMAAADRTVDLIIDTVAARHDLNPFFRTLRVDGALFQLGLPSEAMPPVNPGALIRRRIAYAGSLIGGIAETQEMLDFCADHGVVADIEVVSAGRLNEAYDRMVAGDVKYRFVLDAGTLHTAAEEADA; encoded by the coding sequence ATGACACCAGGACGCCCCGTACCGCCGCCCCTCGCCAAACCCATAAGCCCTGCCAACCGCACGGGCATGTCCACGGAAGACGCCGGCGTGCGTGCCGCAGCCTATGGTGCAGTGTCCCGGGACAGTGGCCTGGTGCCGCTGACGGTGGCCCGGCGCGCTCCCAAGCCGGACGACGTGGAAATCGCGGTCGAATTCTGCGGGCTCTGCCACTCCGATGTGCACGCAACCCGCGGAGAATGGGGCGGGCAGGCGTACCCGCTGGTTCCCGGCCACGAAATCGTGGGAACCGTCAGCAGGGTGGGTTCTGACGTCACCGACTTCGCCGTGGGCGACCGGGTGGGTGTGGGCTGCATGGTGGACTCCTGCCGCGAATGCGACAGCTGCCTTGACGGCCTGGAGCAGTATTGCGAAAACGGCATGACCGGCACCTACGGTGCAAAGGACCGGCGCAACGGCGATGCCATCACCCAGGGTGGATATTCCTCGTCCATCGTGGTGGACCGCCGCTACGTCCTTCGCGTACCGGCGTCACTGGACCCGGCCGCCGTCGCGCCACTGCTGTGCGCCGGCGTCACCACTTTCTCGCCGCTGCGGCATTTCGACGTCGGGGAAGGGGACGTGGTGGGCGTCGTCGGTCTTGGCGGGCTTGGCCACATGGCCGTCAAGCTTGCAAAGGCGATGGGGGCGAAGGTGGTGGTGTTCACCACGTCGGAGTCCAAGGTGGCGGCTGCGCTGGAGCTAGGTGCGGATCAGGTTGTCCTGTCCCGGGATGACGCTGCAATGGCCGCCGCGGACCGCACGGTGGACCTCATCATTGATACCGTTGCCGCCCGGCACGACCTGAACCCCTTCTTCCGCACGCTGCGGGTGGACGGGGCATTGTTCCAGCTCGGGCTGCCCTCCGAAGCCATGCCCCCGGTCAACCCGGGTGCCCTGATCCGCCGCAGGATCGCCTACGCGGGATCCCTGATTGGCGGTATCGCCGAAACCCAGGAGATGCTGGATTTCTGTGCTGACCACGGCGTGGTGGCCGACATCGAGGTGGTGTCCGCCGGCAGGCTGAATGAAGCTTACGACCGGATGGTCGCAGGAGACGTAAAGTACCGGTTCGTGCTGGACGCCGGCACGCTGCACACCGCCGCCGAGGAGGCAGACGCATGA
- a CDS encoding sulfurtransferase, whose amino-acid sequence MKPLMDVPALEARLAARQRTVLLDVRWVLGDPHGRDHYLAGHLPGAVFVDLAYELSDPAVPDRGRHPLPSAGQFQESARRWGIRKGDVVVAYDDSANMAAARVWWMLRDAGLDEVYLLDGGLGAWRAAGLPVEPGPVHPGPGDVELGSGQMPVVDAGAAAAWPRHGLLLDARAGERYRGEVEPVDPRAGHIPGALSAPTTGNVDDGGRFLSRAELRRRFESLGVAAGRAVAVYCGSGVTAAHEVAALELAGIPAALYPGSFSEWSNRPGLPVATGPEPGAAAGENREDTGRPAGNSAGGGGTVAL is encoded by the coding sequence ATGAAGCCCTTGATGGACGTTCCCGCCCTGGAAGCCAGGCTTGCCGCCAGGCAGCGGACGGTGCTGCTGGACGTGCGCTGGGTGCTGGGCGATCCCCACGGCCGCGACCATTATCTCGCCGGCCATCTGCCGGGTGCGGTGTTCGTGGACCTGGCCTACGAGCTTTCGGATCCGGCGGTCCCTGACCGGGGACGGCACCCCCTGCCCTCCGCCGGGCAGTTCCAGGAGTCGGCCCGGCGCTGGGGCATCAGGAAGGGCGACGTGGTGGTGGCCTACGATGACAGCGCGAACATGGCCGCCGCCAGGGTGTGGTGGATGCTCCGCGATGCCGGCCTGGACGAGGTTTACCTGCTCGACGGCGGCTTGGGCGCCTGGCGTGCCGCAGGGCTGCCCGTCGAACCTGGGCCCGTCCATCCCGGACCGGGTGACGTGGAGCTGGGCAGTGGGCAGATGCCGGTGGTCGACGCCGGGGCTGCCGCCGCCTGGCCGCGCCATGGCCTGCTGCTTGATGCCAGGGCAGGGGAAAGGTACCGGGGCGAGGTTGAACCCGTTGACCCCCGGGCCGGCCATATTCCGGGAGCTTTGAGTGCCCCCACCACTGGGAACGTGGACGACGGCGGGCGGTTCCTTTCCCGGGCAGAGCTGCGGCGGCGGTTCGAGTCCCTTGGCGTCGCGGCCGGCCGGGCTGTGGCCGTCTACTGCGGCTCCGGCGTGACGGCGGCCCATGAGGTGGCTGCGCTGGAACTCGCGGGGATCCCGGCCGCGCTGTACCCCGGCTCCTTTTCGGAGTGGTCCAACCGGCCGGGGCTGCCGGTGGCCACTGGACCGGAACCGGGTGCGGCGGCGGGGGAGAACCGGGAAGACACCGGGCGGCCGGCTGGAAACTCCGCGGGCGGCGGGGGTACGGTCGCACTATGA
- a CDS encoding PLP-dependent cysteine synthase family protein: MTIEGSTGRNHDGSDRAWADRAIRTIRAENNRSADTHLYSVPLPEQWGIQLYLKDESTHRSGSLKHRLARSLFLFGLVNGLIRADTTIVEASSGSTAVSEAYFAQLLGLPFVAVMARTTSPEKIALIEKFGGSCLLVEYASDVYAAAEEVTATCNGHYMDQFTFAERATDWRGNNNIAESIFGQLSLEQHPVPEWIVVGAGTGGTSATIGRYLRYHSHATRLLVVDPENSAFYPGWLGETAGRPTGPSRIEGIGRARMEPSFIPSVIDRMVQVPDAASIAAMRHLDSFAGLHAGPSTGTNLWGVWQTVAQMLSEGRRGSVVSLMCDGGERYAGTYWNQDWLASQGLDPAPYETVVSRFLDTGEWTGAPA, translated from the coding sequence GTGACGATCGAGGGCAGCACCGGCAGGAACCATGACGGCTCGGACCGGGCCTGGGCCGACCGGGCCATCCGGACCATCAGGGCCGAAAACAACCGCTCGGCGGACACACACCTGTACTCCGTGCCGCTGCCGGAACAGTGGGGCATCCAGCTGTATCTCAAGGACGAATCCACGCACCGTTCCGGCAGCCTTAAGCACCGGCTGGCCAGGTCCCTGTTCCTGTTCGGCCTGGTCAACGGCCTGATCCGGGCGGACACCACCATCGTGGAGGCCTCGAGCGGCAGCACAGCGGTCTCGGAGGCATATTTCGCCCAGCTGCTGGGGCTCCCCTTTGTTGCCGTTATGGCGCGCACCACCAGCCCGGAAAAGATCGCGCTGATCGAAAAGTTCGGCGGCTCCTGCCTGCTGGTGGAGTATGCCTCGGATGTGTATGCGGCGGCCGAGGAAGTGACTGCCACCTGCAACGGGCACTACATGGACCAGTTCACGTTCGCGGAGCGGGCCACGGACTGGCGCGGGAACAACAACATCGCCGAATCCATCTTCGGCCAGCTCAGCCTGGAGCAGCACCCGGTGCCGGAATGGATCGTGGTGGGCGCCGGCACGGGTGGAACCAGTGCCACGATCGGCCGGTACCTGCGCTACCACAGCCATGCCACACGGCTGCTGGTGGTTGATCCGGAGAACTCGGCGTTCTATCCGGGCTGGCTCGGGGAAACAGCCGGACGGCCCACCGGCCCCTCCCGCATTGAAGGCATTGGCAGGGCCCGGATGGAGCCAAGTTTCATCCCATCGGTCATCGACCGCATGGTCCAGGTTCCGGACGCCGCGTCAATCGCCGCGATGCGGCACCTCGATTCTTTCGCCGGGCTGCACGCCGGCCCGTCCACGGGCACCAACCTGTGGGGGGTTTGGCAGACGGTGGCGCAGATGCTGTCAGAGGGCCGCCGGGGCAGCGTCGTCTCCTTGATGTGCGACGGCGGCGAACGGTATGCGGGGACCTACTGGAACCAGGACTGGCTGGCTTCCCAGGGGCTGGATCCCGCGCCGTACGAGACAGTGGTTTCGCGCTTCCTGGACACCGGCGAGTGGACCGGCGCTCCTGCCTAG
- a CDS encoding MBL fold metallo-hydrolase: MKLTKYTHACIRLEKDGRVLVLDPGTFSESAEALSGAQAVLVTHEHPDHIDTKAVVAALDGDKSLVLFAPDGVAKQLRGEAPAAADRVHTVEPGQSFQAAGFDIRSFGGQHALIHPQIPVVANIGFLVDGNVYHPGDSFIIPEGIPVRTLLVPLHAPWSKSAEVVDFVIGVRAPRAFQIHDGLLNENGLGIVEGHVKRIGAKYGTEYRHLAARESVEV, translated from the coding sequence ATGAAGCTGACTAAATACACTCACGCCTGCATCCGGCTCGAGAAGGACGGCAGGGTCCTGGTCCTGGATCCCGGCACCTTCTCCGAATCAGCCGAGGCGCTGTCCGGGGCGCAGGCGGTCCTGGTGACCCACGAACACCCGGATCACATCGACACCAAGGCCGTGGTGGCCGCCCTCGACGGAGACAAGAGCCTGGTCCTGTTTGCCCCCGACGGCGTCGCCAAACAACTGCGTGGGGAAGCTCCTGCTGCGGCAGACCGCGTCCATACGGTGGAACCGGGCCAGTCCTTCCAGGCAGCCGGCTTCGATATCCGCAGCTTCGGTGGCCAGCACGCCCTGATCCACCCCCAGATCCCCGTGGTGGCGAACATCGGTTTCCTGGTGGACGGCAACGTGTACCACCCGGGGGACTCGTTCATCATCCCTGAAGGAATCCCGGTCCGGACGCTCCTGGTTCCGCTGCACGCGCCGTGGAGCAAGTCCGCCGAGGTGGTGGACTTCGTCATTGGGGTGCGGGCGCCGCGCGCGTTCCAGATCCATGACGGGCTGCTCAATGAAAACGGCCTGGGCATCGTTGAAGGCCACGTCAAGCGGATCGGCGCCAAGTACGGCACCGAGTACAGGCACCTGGCCGCCCGCGAGTCCGTGGAGGTCTAG
- a CDS encoding Fur family transcriptional regulator encodes MPIGVKADSAAPSPAGGGREQRVTKQRKAVSAALDHLDDFVSTQELYRILQNQGVSVSLATAYRILQSLADEGLVDVLRNGDGEAVYRRCAVTAHHHHLLCRNCGKAVEVEAPAVETWAMRTAADHGFTEVDHTVEIFGLCPDCTALKAAGEL; translated from the coding sequence ATGCCGATCGGCGTCAAGGCTGATTCCGCCGCCCCATCCCCGGCAGGAGGCGGCAGGGAACAACGCGTAACCAAGCAGCGCAAGGCCGTCAGCGCGGCGCTGGACCACCTGGACGACTTCGTCAGCACGCAGGAGCTTTACCGGATCCTGCAGAACCAGGGCGTGTCCGTGTCACTGGCCACTGCCTACCGGATCCTGCAATCGCTTGCCGACGAAGGGTTGGTGGATGTGCTGCGCAATGGCGACGGCGAAGCGGTGTACCGGCGCTGCGCGGTCACCGCCCACCACCACCACCTGCTGTGCAGGAACTGCGGAAAGGCCGTGGAAGTGGAGGCACCCGCCGTCGAAACGTGGGCAATGCGCACGGCGGCGGACCATGGATTCACCGAGGTGGACCACACGGTGGAAATTTTTGGCCTGTGCCCCGACTGCACCGCCCTTAAGGCCGCCGGGGAGCTGTAA
- a CDS encoding metal ABC transporter permease has product MDADSILGAIFNFDNYGELLMLVQNSIWAGAILGLLGGLVGTFVMKRDLAFAVHGISELSFAGAAFALLVGADVVFGSLIGSVAAALLLGLMGVRARDKNSTIGVIMPFGLGLGILFLSLYQGRAANKFGLLTGQIVSVDTVQLQALAGTAVVVMLVLLAIWRPLNFASVDPELAEARGVPVRTLAIVFMVVLGVSVALSIQVVGALLVLALLITPAAAALRVTSSPVAAVVLSVVFAVTATVGGILLALGGRIPISPYVTTLSFLIYVVCRAISSVRDARGINGRVLTAPRRP; this is encoded by the coding sequence GTGGACGCCGACAGCATCCTTGGGGCCATCTTCAACTTCGACAACTACGGCGAACTGCTGATGCTGGTCCAGAACTCCATCTGGGCCGGTGCCATCCTGGGGCTCCTTGGCGGCCTGGTTGGCACGTTCGTCATGAAGCGGGACCTTGCCTTCGCGGTCCACGGCATCTCCGAACTTTCCTTCGCGGGCGCCGCCTTCGCCCTGCTGGTCGGCGCGGACGTGGTCTTCGGCTCGCTCATCGGATCGGTGGCCGCAGCACTGCTCCTGGGCCTCATGGGAGTCCGGGCCAGGGACAAGAACTCCACCATCGGCGTGATCATGCCCTTCGGCCTGGGCCTTGGAATCCTGTTCCTGTCCCTGTACCAGGGCCGTGCCGCGAACAAGTTCGGGCTCCTCACGGGGCAGATCGTCTCCGTGGACACCGTCCAGCTCCAGGCCCTCGCCGGGACCGCCGTCGTGGTCATGCTCGTGCTGCTGGCCATCTGGCGGCCGCTGAACTTCGCCAGCGTGGATCCCGAGCTCGCAGAGGCCCGGGGAGTCCCGGTACGCACGCTGGCCATCGTCTTCATGGTGGTCCTGGGCGTCAGTGTGGCCTTGTCCATCCAGGTGGTTGGTGCCCTGCTGGTGCTTGCCCTGCTGATTACGCCTGCAGCCGCGGCGCTGCGGGTCACGTCCTCGCCGGTGGCGGCGGTGGTCCTCAGCGTCGTCTTCGCTGTGACTGCAACCGTTGGCGGAATCCTGCTGGCATTGGGCGGACGGATTCCCATCAGCCCCTACGTCACCACGCTGTCATTCCTGATCTACGTCGTGTGCCGCGCCATCAGCTCAGTGCGCGACGCACGCGGCATCAACGGGCGGGTCCTTACAGCTCCCCGGCGGCCTTAA